A stretch of Malus sylvestris chromosome 11, drMalSylv7.2, whole genome shotgun sequence DNA encodes these proteins:
- the LOC126589620 gene encoding uncharacterized protein LOC126589620 isoform X2 yields MQLVGQKGPLTGMGRLFLHTFKKEGPRFLYLGLTPALTRSVLYGGLRLGLYEPSKYACNWAFGSSNLFAKIGSGGFAGAIATALTNPVEVLKVRLQMNPNLSPTGELRRIVTEEGAKALWEGVGPAMARAAMLTASQLATYDETKLTLIRLTSLEEGFHLHLISSTVAGLVSTLVTAPVDMVKTRLMLQQESKKAGNYKNGFHCAYQVMLTEGPRGLYKGSLATFARLGPQTTITFILCEKLRELAGLNAI; encoded by the exons ATGCAACTTGTTGGGCAGAAGGGTCCTCTCACTGGAATG GGCCGGTTATTTCTCCATACTTTTAAAAAGGAAGGGCCAAGATTTTTGTATCTGGGATTGACACCGGCATTGACAAGGTCTGTTCTTTATGGGGGTCTTCGTTTAGGCTTGTATGAACCTTCAAAGTATGCCTGCAATTGGGCTTTTGGATCCTCCAATCTTTTTGCTAAGATTGGGTCTGGAGGATTTGCAGGTGCAATTGCAACTGCATTGACGAATCCAGTTGAGGTTTTGAAG GTGCGGTTACAGATGAATCCAAACTTGAGTCCAACAGGAGAACTGCGTAGAATTGTTACTGAAGAGGGAGCGAAAGCGCTTTGGGAGGGGGTTGGCCCTGCTATGGCTAGAGCTGCTATGTTGACTGCATCACAACTAGCAACATATGACGAAACCAAGCTG ACACTGATTAGGTTGACATCACTCGAAGAAGGATTCCATCTTCATCTCAT CTCAAGCACAGTTGCAGGCTTGGTGAGTACCCTCGTAACTGCACCCGTGGACATGGTAAAAACCCGTCTCATGTTGCAACAGGAATCTAAAAAGGCAGGAAACTATAAAAATGGATTTCATTGCGCATACCAG GTTATGCTTACAGAAGGTCCCAGGGGTCTTTACAAAGG GAGCCTTGCAACTTTTGCAAGACTGGGTCCACAAACTACAATTACCTTCATACTCTGCGAGAAGTTGCGTGAGCTTGCCGGATTGAATGCAATCTAA
- the LOC126589620 gene encoding uncharacterized protein LOC126589620 isoform X1: MKVKNERQSWAAVSPSEVVYHFGTSGLSVAAATAVTHPLDVLKVRLQMQLVGQKGPLTGMGRLFLHTFKKEGPRFLYLGLTPALTRSVLYGGLRLGLYEPSKYACNWAFGSSNLFAKIGSGGFAGAIATALTNPVEVLKVRLQMNPNLSPTGELRRIVTEEGAKALWEGVGPAMARAAMLTASQLATYDETKLTLIRLTSLEEGFHLHLISSTVAGLVSTLVTAPVDMVKTRLMLQQESKKAGNYKNGFHCAYQVMLTEGPRGLYKGSLATFARLGPQTTITFILCEKLRELAGLNAI, encoded by the exons atgaaagtgaagaacgaGAGGCAGAGTTGGGCGGCGGTGTCGCCGTCCGAGGTTGTCTATCACTTCGGCACCAGTGGACTTTCCGTTGCGGCGGCCACCGCAGTAACTCATCCTCTAG ATGTTCTCAAAGTTAGGCTGCAAATGCAACTTGTTGGGCAGAAGGGTCCTCTCACTGGAATG GGCCGGTTATTTCTCCATACTTTTAAAAAGGAAGGGCCAAGATTTTTGTATCTGGGATTGACACCGGCATTGACAAGGTCTGTTCTTTATGGGGGTCTTCGTTTAGGCTTGTATGAACCTTCAAAGTATGCCTGCAATTGGGCTTTTGGATCCTCCAATCTTTTTGCTAAGATTGGGTCTGGAGGATTTGCAGGTGCAATTGCAACTGCATTGACGAATCCAGTTGAGGTTTTGAAG GTGCGGTTACAGATGAATCCAAACTTGAGTCCAACAGGAGAACTGCGTAGAATTGTTACTGAAGAGGGAGCGAAAGCGCTTTGGGAGGGGGTTGGCCCTGCTATGGCTAGAGCTGCTATGTTGACTGCATCACAACTAGCAACATATGACGAAACCAAGCTG ACACTGATTAGGTTGACATCACTCGAAGAAGGATTCCATCTTCATCTCAT CTCAAGCACAGTTGCAGGCTTGGTGAGTACCCTCGTAACTGCACCCGTGGACATGGTAAAAACCCGTCTCATGTTGCAACAGGAATCTAAAAAGGCAGGAAACTATAAAAATGGATTTCATTGCGCATACCAG GTTATGCTTACAGAAGGTCCCAGGGGTCTTTACAAAGG GAGCCTTGCAACTTTTGCAAGACTGGGTCCACAAACTACAATTACCTTCATACTCTGCGAGAAGTTGCGTGAGCTTGCCGGATTGAATGCAATCTAA
- the LOC126589622 gene encoding U1 small nuclear ribonucleoprotein C-like has product MPRYYCDYCDTYLTHDSPSVRKQHNAGYKHKANVREYYQQFEQEQTQSLIDQRIKEHLGNSAAYGGQPYGNIGAAYSQHLMSQPRLPGMPQMMAPGIRPPVLPRPPVLSAPGYGPAPHMIPMMAPPGAPSMPGQLNAPMRPPPALNPPPAVPGSAAPNASNGAPPMAAPPMYQPNPTAPTSGGYESFNPNTQPPDSSQ; this is encoded by the exons ATGCCAAG GTATTACTGTGATTACTGCGATACTTATTTGACCCACGATTCG CCTTCAGTGAGAAAGCAACACAATGCTGGTTACAAACACAAG GCGAATGTGCGGGAGTACTATCAGCAATTTGAGCAGGAACAAACCCAAAGTTTGATTGACCAAAGGATCAAAGAGCACCTTGGCAATTCTGCAGCTTATGGTGGTCAGCCTTACGGGAATATTGGTGCAGCTTACAGTCAGCATCTAATGTCTCAGCCCCGTCTTCCTGGCATGCCGCAAATGATGGCTCCAGGGATTAGGCCTCCTGTTTTGCCAAGACCTCCTGTACTCAGTGCTCCAG GTTACGGCCCTGCTCCACACATGATCCCAATGATGGCTCCACCTGGTGCTCCCAGCATGCCTGGTCAATTAAATGCTCCCATGAGGCCTCCTCCTGCTTTAAATCCTCCACCAGCAGTTCCTGGCAGCGCAGCACCAAATGCTTCTAATGGTGCCCCTCCTATGGCTGCACCTCCGATGTATCAACCCAATCCAACAGCACCAACAAGTGGAGGCTATGAAAGTTTCAATCCGAATACTCAACCTCCTGATTCTAGTCAGTAA
- the LOC126589619 gene encoding uncharacterized protein LOC126589619 isoform X4, whose protein sequence is MEETQLVDFSDFSEKTRTGVHEYEEEVVLDSEDDEVNGSRIVSVKSNVLLDQKLGPHREQFAAGLVSPINFGTTEGEKDEGSPPIARLNYIDSQEPGESAQANALGFVDLFVSLNDVLGDSPKIDDHKKPVREKSPPVSNTKGFQRLARMKSQVEIHKAFEWVDLPEERWGVDLINKEINSSSDFRECKQRSVVQNQKVRHGGGDKKCISLGGKSKEKKITQGLHKEITESEGMIGNESDNKSEQHLNAKSTGLEEEASDVRTDMVDMFDVGFNTQIAAEAMEALAYGDLPDCNFADAYQGMEKTADVSRGAPENKALLELPLRKSDVPDIGGINKNAKQRKRSTRTVRRVAASYQRQSSSWELDPHLAAQTKGKRSRFFSEHCSNFAAANGNFCRQSPKHTKHQKVERATGGRSVGTGDEPKNPGERVNDVTGDCIIKYRRRKRRLNAHPSEIISGSEGGFNKRVESMNKVTKGDIITYKRKKSISPKENSSKSCVSSERDKNRTTSTLNLESWSHPKGKRTRLNARRNSCLATFLCTSFPIVDGKDSTSRFDERPESNNNIKGKIHSLDKDSDRSLLALQSRKLDARDPTSLVDVKSHTSVVSSGSEYTAQSNSTTGINVGSSKHVSDGHHRRTYNKNLPKSSLLKELIGLGVPESTPDYAWKDLRRRRNMAYVRVLFSQHLDDAIIKQQKKVIARLGLSVASCSTDATHFVADQFARTRNMLEFIALGKPVVTHLWLESCGQANCLISEKIYILRDAKKEKEIGFSMLVSLDCAKRCPLLKQGRKVFITPNIKPDKEMMISLVKAVQGQPVEKVQMSAAKDKKNFKDVLILSCEEDRAVCLPFLEQGAAVYSSELLLNGIVIQRLEYKRHRLFTTEVRGVVHRP, encoded by the exons GACTAGTTTCTCCGATTAATTTTGGTACGACTGAAGGGGAAAAGGATGaaggatctccgccaattgcgaGGTTAAATTATATTGACTCTCAGGAACCTGGGGAGTCAGCCCAAGCCAATGCACTTGGTTTTGTGGACCTTTTTGTGTCATTGAACGACGTTTTGGGTGACTCTCCGAAAATTGATGATCACAAGAAACCGGTTAGGGAGAAATCCCCTCCTGTCTCAAACACAAAGGGGTTTCAAAGGTTGGCTAGGATGAAGTCTCAAGTTGAAATACACAAGGCCTTTGAATGGGTTGATCTTCCTGAGGAGCGATGGGGTGTTGATCTCATTAACAAGGAGATCAATTCGTCTTCTGATTTTCGAGAGTGCAAGCAGAGATCCGTTGTACAGAATCAGAAAGTCAGGCATGGTGGTGGTGACAAAAAATGTATCAGCTTGGGCGGTAAGagcaaagagaagaaaataactCAGGGCCTCCATAAGGAAATAACAGAATCGGAAGGGATGATTGGAAATGAATCTGACAATAAGTCGGAACAACATTTGAATGCGAAATCAACAGGACTGGAGGAGGAAGCTAGTGACGTAAGAACAGATATGGTTGACATGTTTGATGTTGGTTTTAACACTCAAATTGCTGCTGAAGCTATGGAGGCCTTAGCATATGGGGACCTTCCCGACTGCAATTTTGCTGATGCTTATCAAGGTATGGAGAAGACAGCAGATGTTTCACGAGGTGCTCCAGAGAATAAAGCGCTTTTGGAACTTCCTCTTCGAAAGAGTGATGTTCCTGATATAGGAGGCATTAACAAAAATGCAAAGCAAAGAAAGCGTTCAACTAGAACAGTAAGGAGAGTAGCTGCTTCATATCAAAGGCAATCTTCGAGTTGGGAGTTAGATCCTCACTTGGCAGcacaaacaaaagggaaaagaagCAGATTCTTTTCTGAACATTGTAGTAATTTTGCTGCCGCCAATGGAAATTTTTGTAGACAATCTCCTAAGCATACCAAGCATCAAAAGGTAGAGAGAGCTACTGGAGGTAGGTCAGTAGGGACTGGGGATGAACCTAAGAATCCAGGAGAAAGGGTGAATGATGTTACAGGGGACTGTATTATTAAAtacagaagaaggaagagacgTTTAAATGCTCATCCATCTGAAATAATCAGTGGGAGTGAGGGCGGATTTAACAAGCGAGTAGAAAGCATGAATAAAGTTACGAAGGGGGATATTATTACATACAAGAGAAAGAAGAGTATCAGCCCCAAAGAAAACTCTTCCAAATCTTGTGTTTCGTCTGAGCGAGATAAAAACAGAACAACCAGTACTTTGAACTTAGAATCATGGAGCCATCCAAAAGGGAAAAGAACACGTCTCAATGCCCGAAGAAATTCTTGCCTAGCTACTTTCCTCTGCACTTCATTTCCAATAGTTGATGGAAAGGACAGCACTTCCCGTTTTGATGAAAGGCCAGAAAGCAACAACAATATAAAGGGAAAAATACACTCATTGGATAAAGATTCTGACAGATCCTTGCTAGCATTACAATCCAGGAAGCTAGATGCCAGAGATCCTACATCACTGGTAGACGTAAAAAGCCATACCTCAGTAGTGTCATCTGGTTCAGAATATACTGCTCAATCTAACTCTACCACTGGCATAAACGTGGGATCATCCAAACATGTGTCTGATGGTCATCACAGAAGGACATACAACAAAAACTTGCCCAAATCGTCCCTTTTGAAAGAGCTTATTGGACTAGGTGTCCCTGAGTCAACACCAGATTACGCATGGAAAGACTTAAGAAGGCGAAGAAACATGGCATATGTTCGAGTTCTGTTTAGCCAGCACTTGGATGATGCTATCATTAAGCAACAGAAAAAG GTCATCGCACGACTGGGCCTATCCGTTGCATCATGTTCTACTGATGCAACACACTTTGTAGCAGATCAATTTGCACGTACAAGGAACATGTTGGAATTCATTGCTCTTGGTAAACCAGTGGTAACTCATTTGTGGCTTGAGAGTTGCGGGCAAGCAAACTGTTTGATTAGTGAGAAAATCTACATTCTGAGGGATgccaaaaaggaaaaggaaataggCTTTAGCATGCTTGTTTCACTGGATTGCGCGAAACGGTGTCCACTTCTAAAG CAGGGTCGAAAAGTCTTCATCACACCAAACATAAAACCCGATAAAGAAATGATGATTAGCTTGGTGAAGGCAGTTCAAGGCCAG CCAGTGGAGAAGGTTCAGATGTCTGCAGCAAAGGATAAAAAGAATTTCAAGGACGTTTTGATTCTTTCTTGCGAAGAAGACCGTGCGGTCTGCCTGCCTTTTCTTGAGCAAG GGGCAGCAGTTTACAGTTCAGAACTTCTGCTAAATGGTATAGTTATCCAGAGACTGGAATACAAGAG ACATCGGCTCTTCACAACTGAAGTTAGAGGAGTTGTCCACCGGCCTTAG